The DNA sequence CGAGAAATGCGTGCAACTCGGTCCCCCTACAATCAGGTCGACCTCGCCGGGCGTGATGATATCCGGTGGGTGTACCTCCTCGATTTTGGCGTTGTAGTGTTCGGCCCACGGGTGATTTCGCCGATGCGTTTCGATGGCCGGGTCCCAGTGGTTGATAGCGTGCAGTTCCACGTCTGTTCCGGGCTCGAGGGCTAAGTCCTCGCAGGCTCTCGCCACGCCGGTTGAGAATCCTCCTGCGCCACAAAACAAGTCGACGATGGTTAGGGAGTCGCTCATTGTCCCTCCAGATTGTAGCCGTGGGCTTCGGCAAGCCCGAACAGTATCTCAGTCGCTGTCTGTTGGGTAAACTCACCGATTTTCTCGTACTGTTCAACTTCTTCGGGTTCGCCCGTCTCGAGGCTCCGATAGCACTCTCGAGACAGTCGGTAGACCTTGAGGAGTGTCTGGTCTTCCTCGTAGCCCTTCCGGACGGCCTGTTCGACTTTGACGCCCATCTGGCGGTCGTGCCACGTTTCTTCAACGGTATCGACGTGACCGTGAACGTCTGTACTCGAGGTTGTCATTGACTGGTCTCCGTATTTCCAGTATCCGATTCGAAACTCCGATCGGTCTGTGACTCTGTGAGTATCTCTGTTTCAGTGAAATATCCCGGATCGCATTCACGCAGACGGTACAGGTGTTCCCCCGTATCTACGTCGACCATCCGGTTCGTAATCTTCCACTCTGACGTGTCCATTTTCTCGAGTACCTCACCGACGTCGTGCTTGTGTTCAGAACCGTCTTCCTGCGTACCATTCTCGCTCATTGTCCAGCCCCCTCGAGCGTCGTTTGTTCTGGGTCGCCGTTCGCCTCGAGAATTTCAGACGGTGCGTAGAAGGCCGCACTCCCCATGATGTTCGTGAGGAACGTCCGGCGATGTTCATGCACGGTCGCCAAATCCGGGTTGCGCTTGAGGATCGGCTTATCCTGGCGAATGCGTCCGAGAATCGCATACCAGTCTCGAGCCGCCGTATACGCAATCTTGCGGTGTTCGAACCAGTGATCGGCGTCGTCGAATACCGGACTCCCCTCGTGGGCGTCGTTATCGACGAACTTTTCGAACGGTTTGACGAGTTGCTGGCTCCCCTGCTCGATTGCCAGACACGGGATACACCGGGTGACCGTTCCGCGCCCAGACTCGAGTTCGTACGCCAGATCGGTCGTTCCGCAGTAGTCGCACTCTGGGTCGTAGTCAGACATTGGACGGCCCTCCGTTCGTTTCTGTTGCTGGTGTATCGTGCCAGTCGATATTGAGCGCCCGCTTACAGCCCGGACAAAGGTACTGGGTTTTGCGCTCGCTCTCTTTGATTATGGTCCTGGGTTTCAGGTACACACACGACCCATTCTTGCATCGGTATCGTGGCCCTCGGTCTGGGTTGATATCGTGTGGCGTTTCCTCGAGCCCAGAGGCGTTTTCACTCATCGGAATCAGTCCTTGGCGATTCGCGGGGCCAGGAACTGTGTCACCTCCGCGTATGGCCCCTCCGCAGATTCATCGTCCCGATCGCCTCTATCCGAGCGCTCGATATGCTCGAACTCGAGAATACACGGCATCTCCTCGCCCAGATGGATGGTCACCACAGCGTTCGTGGGGATGCCCTTAACCAGATCACTCAGATAATCCAGTGAGAACAGCGAATCTCCAGCCCCGCTTTCGAGGTCGACAAGCTCGTCGTCGGTCAACTCGAGATGCACGTCGTCGGTATCGCCCGACGCCGAAATGATGAACGTCGGTTCATCGTCGTCAGGGCCGGTTACCTGGAACCGAATATGGTCGGACACCATATCGGCGGCTTTCACACCGCGCTCGAGGGCCTTCCCTTCGATTTGGATGGTCGCTGGGAGGTCCAAATCGGGAACCTCAACCTCTTTCCGAACGCTTTCGGGGTCGATCAGTGACAGTGTGTACTCCATGCCGTCGATCTCAATCTCGAGTTTCCGCGTCTCTTGATCCAACTCGAGGGTCGCCTGGTCGCCATGCTCGGCGAGACTCAGCACGTCCGTAATCCGTCCAAGGTCCAGGCCGATCAGCCCGCCCGTACTCGAGTAGTGATCGAACGCGGCTTTCGGTAGCGTGTGTTCGATGCCAGCCACCTGTGCCGGGTCGACGCCCCCGGCCTCGAAGCCCTCCATCGTGATCTGCAATCGGAGTTCGTCGAGGATTTCGGTGAACTGTTCGAAGTACGCCTCGAGTACGTCCACGGGCGCTTCGCAGTAGAAGCCACCGCGCTCGGTCGTGAGGTCGGGCTGGGTTTCGTCCGTCTTTTCTGGTTCGGTTTCGGTTTCGGTGTCCGTCTCTGTCTCGGTTTCCACAGCGCTGCTCATTCAATCGTCACCTCGATTTCGTGGCCGGTGATATTCTCGAGGGTCTGGCGTGGCGATTCAAAGGGGTCGCGCCACTCATCGTTGAGGTGGTGTTCACACTGATTTTTGGCCCCTTGGGCAGTGATCGTCACCCAAATGTCGCTTTCTGGATGGTCGATAGCCGCCTCGAGCGCCTCGAACACGGCTTCGATATCGTCGACCGTGACGCTCTCTTGCTCGAGTTTCGTCTCTGCGAGTTCG is a window from the Natronosalvus amylolyticus genome containing:
- a CDS encoding DNA polymerase sliding clamp yields the protein MSSAVETETETDTETETEPEKTDETQPDLTTERGGFYCEAPVDVLEAYFEQFTEILDELRLQITMEGFEAGGVDPAQVAGIEHTLPKAAFDHYSSTGGLIGLDLGRITDVLSLAEHGDQATLELDQETRKLEIEIDGMEYTLSLIDPESVRKEVEVPDLDLPATIQIEGKALERGVKAADMVSDHIRFQVTGPDDDEPTFIISASGDTDDVHLELTDDELVDLESGAGDSLFSLDYLSDLVKGIPTNAVVTIHLGEEMPCILEFEHIERSDRGDRDDESAEGPYAEVTQFLAPRIAKD